In Lathyrus oleraceus cultivar Zhongwan6 chromosome 2, CAAS_Psat_ZW6_1.0, whole genome shotgun sequence, the DNA window TAGTACAAATTGAATTATTCTCCATCCAAAAAATGACTTCCAACAACCTCAATATATTATAAAAGAGTTGGTTTAATAATAgtatttttaaaattataaaataagATTAGAAATAAATGAGAAaggataaaaataaaatataaaagCTGTTTGTGGTGTAGAATTGAAGTAGATCGATATGAGGTGAAGTGGTGAAGCTTTATCTCCCACAAACACAAACCGACTCGTTATGGTTATGGCCACTGTCGCAACGAGAGGAATTGGAGTCACAAAGCTCCATGACCCCTACAATCCCAACCTTAAATCTCTCTTTCTTGGCCAAACACTTAGAATCAAACCCTCAATTAATAATCAACAACCACCCTGCAGTGTCAAACTCTCAACCCCAAAAGCGTTTCATGGGGGTGAATGGCTTCACTCAGTTCACAGCCTTTTTGTTGGTGTTGGGGTTGGACTTCCGTGCACTGTCATGGAGTGCGGGGACATGATTTACAGAAGCACTCTTCCTAAGCCTAGTGGGTTAACACTTACTATCCCAGGTGTTGTTCTTGCTTTTGGTGCTCTCTCTTATCTTTGGGCTACACCTGGTGTTGCTCCTGGTTTCTTTGATATGTTTGTTCTTGCTTTTGTTGAAAGGTTGTTTAGACCCACTTTCAGAAAGGTTTGTCAATTTAGATATAACATCCTCAATCCATCAACTATTTCTATGGAATTCTGTTTATTTATTCTATTAGGTGCAGGATGATTTTGTTCTAGGGAAAAAGCTGGGAGAGGGATCATTTGGAGTTGTTTATAGAGTCACACTAGCTAACAAGCCCTCTTCAAAGGTACTACTATTTGTTAAGAGTCTAACATGTCCTTATAAATGGGGCGATTTTCATCTACAAGCCGGTTTGAGGTTTGATAGAGTTGAGTTAGGCCCAAATACATTTTTTAACATATATCAGAACCTGGTTTAAGATCTGGTGGACCGCCTGCTATCAGGTTTCCGCGATCAGGCCACCTACCATTTATTTCCATGCCCCGGATGTCTTGTCCTagggtgtgttaagagtcccacatcaCACAATATATGGCCTCAACATATCCTTATACGTGGGGGCAATCCACACCCTACAAACGGGTTTTGTAGGTTTTGTATGGTTGAATTAGGCCCAATTACTTTTTCTTAACACTATTATTATGTATTACAATTCTTTGTTATCATTTTGAGATGGTGAAGTAAGCGTTAGAGAATGGAATCCGAGGTCAATTATCATAGATTCTATTCTAGTTATACAAGTTCCTAAACTATTTAATGTTTTACTTGCACTTAATTTTTGGGTCTATGTATTGTGAGCATATTTGAGGGTTTGAATTCTTAGAGAACAAAATGAAGAAAATCGACTTGTTTGGTATGGCATATGTACTTGTGAGATTTCAGGTCATTTCAATTGTATAATTATGATACTTATGATACTTTTTGCTTCTCACTGAAAGGAAGGTGACTTAGTCTTGAAGAAAGCCACTGAATATGGCGCTGTAGAAATTTGGATGAATGAGCGAGTACGAAGAGCTTGTGCAAACAGCTGTGCAGATTTTGTTTATGGGTTTCTTGAGGTGATGCTCGGTTAAAAATCAATACTACTTAATGATTGTCTGTTATTATCACTTTTGTACTTGTACGGGAAAATTGAAGGAATTCTCAGTCACATCATTTAGCATTTTAGTTTTGGTCATGACAAATACTTATATATTCTCACTTGTTATTTGTAGAGGTCTACAAAGAAGACTCCTGAATATTGGCTTATATGGCAGTTTGAAGGGGATGCCACCTTAGCTGATCTATTGCAGAGTAGAGATTTTCCTTACAATGTTGGTAGTCTCTTTCATCGACATGATTGTACTCGATAAATTGACAATCTCAATATTTTAGCCTCAAGTTTTCTAACCAAGTTTATATATTGGTGAATAAACTATCAGTCTTTCGTCAGCAACAATATGTTTCATATGCCTCAACTTAAATTCGTGTTAAATTTTCCTGTCAGAAAGAGTTCTACTTAAATTTTAAGCTTCATTGGTTATTTATGATTGCTAAAGGTCTTCGGTATCAGCCCTGGTGATGGTGCTAAAAATTTTCAGGTTGAAACATTGATTATTGGTGAGGTACAAGATTTGCCGAAGAGATTGGAGAGAGAAAACAGAATTATTCAAACAATCATAAGACAACTCTTGTTTGCATTAGACGGTCTTCACTCAACTGGTATTGTGCATAGGGATATTAAGCCACAGAACATTATTTTCTCTGAAGGTAAAGAGTCTAAAGATGGCATAACTTTTTCAAATTACAAAATATCCCTAtgctttaatttatttattaacCATGGTGCCAGGGTCTCGTACATTCAAAATAATTGATCTTGGAGCTGCTACAGATTTGCGAGTTGGCATCAACTATATTCCTAAGGAGTTTCTTTTGGATCCAAGGTATTTTCAAATGACTTCAAACTTACTCCACTGCTTGAAGTTTCTGTTTCATCTTCATAATTAATTCATCAATAGACACTTTCGTTTTTCTTATGTACAATTTGAAAGTTGAAAAATTTCCCATCTAATTCATATAAATGTTGATTGAGAGATTTTAGAACAAGTATTCTATCTAATATTCCATGTGATATCCTTATAATTTGTACAAGAGATGATTAGAACTGCGTAGATTAATAGGTTCCTTGATTACTCGAAATAGAAAATATGTGGTGTTATATCTATGCTCCTTGAATCTAATTGAAGAAAATTCTTGTTGTGTACAATCCTTCTATTTCAGATATGCTGCACCAGAGCAGTACATTATGAGCACACAAACTCCATCTGCACCCTCAGCTCCGGTTGCTACTGCACTCTCTCCAGTCTTATGGCAGGTTAAACTATTCTTACAAACCATCCGCAATTAATAATATCACATAGATAAATTTCTTGATCATCTAATGATGTTATCCTACATTGCTTATGATGGTTTTCTTGTTTCAAACAGTTGAATCTTCCTGACAGATTTGATATATACAGTACTGGTCTAATATTTCTCCAAATGGTGAGTATCAAATAATGAGGAAACTGATCATTATCTTCTGTTGCTCTTATTTGAATCAAACTGGTATTCTATTCTATATTGCTCACAATTTTGACCACTCATCTAGGCATTTCCCGGTTTGCGCACTGATAATAGTCTCATACAATTCAACCGCCAATTGAAGAGGTGTGACTATGACTTGGTTGCATGGAGAAAAACTGTCGAGCCTCGATGTGGTAGTGAACTTAGGAGGGGCTTTGAGCTGTTGGATTTAGATGGTGGAATAGGATGGGAACTTTTGACATCAATGGTTCGATACAAAGCAAGACAAAGGCTGAGTGCAAAAGCAGCGTTAGCTCATCCTTACTTTGACAAAGAAGGTTTGTTGGCTTTATCTTTTATGCAAAATTTGAGGCTACGGTTCTTTAGAGCTACCCAGCAGGATTATGGAGAAGCTGCCAAGTGGATTATTCAACTTATGGCAAGATCAGGAACACAAAAGGATGGCGGATTCACTGAAGCTCAGCTCCAGGAACTTAGAGTATGTATCTTAATTCTGCACTCACATGGTCACACTACATAAGCTCTTATCAATCATTTTTTGTATTGTAGGAAATTGTGCCCAAGAAAAAAACTGGTGCAAAGAGAAATGCTCTAGCTTCAGCTCTTAAAGTACAGAGGAAAATTATAAAAACCTTAAATGAGAGTATGGATGAGCTCAGCAGAAACAGGAAAAGCATTTGGTGGAGGAGATGGATCCCAAGAGAGGAATGAAAGTTGTAAATACATAATAccctttttttttcaaaactGTTGTCTATAGTTTGTATATCCAAATCAATTATCTTGTTCAGATAGAGCAATGTTCTATACGAAATTATGAATAGAAATGAAACTGACTTGAATGTTATATAACATATAGCCGAAACAAAGTAGAATCTTATAGATTTGACATATATAACTTGAAAAAAAAAATGTTACATAAAACACATATTTTTCAAGTCATTCAATTACATTTTATTGGTTAGAATTTATATGGGTGTTATTTAATTTAAGGGTTTAATGGAGATGCActcaatttatttaatttaagGGTTTAATGGAGATGCACTCAGTGTAAAAAGTGTTTATGCTATCATGCATCCAATGAAAATATATAATTCTGTCATATTATATAACTAATTTGTTAAAATTTTAAGTCTAATTTAGCCGGATGGATACATGGTCGTTTGTGTATCACTCTTTTTCTCTTAATTTAATAAGAGATCTACGTAATTTGGGGAACCTATATTAATTTTAATCATTAAAAAATGTGTTTTTAGCACACTTTTATATGAAATCTATCTTCTAAATATGATTCTATATCTATGAAATTTACATTGTGGGCATTGGATATGATTCTTATTTAATTTGAGGTTGTCTTGGTAACACTTTAAATTGTTCCATCCATCGGTAATGATATCAATTTAATATGTTTTGATTAATTCTTCACAACTGTTTTTCATTCTCTCTTAGGTTGAAATCACTTATCATGTTTTAAAATTAAAcatttgaccaaagtcaacacaAGATGGTTAGAATCACAAGTTTTTGACTTGAATTAAGAATTCCATACAAGCATGATTTGAATCGTACAAAATTTGAGTGGAATCATAGGTAAGTTAGAAATTTTGAATTTTTACTCT includes these proteins:
- the LOC127119165 gene encoding serine/threonine-protein kinase STN7, chloroplastic, with translation MVMATVATRGIGVTKLHDPYNPNLKSLFLGQTLRIKPSINNQQPPCSVKLSTPKAFHGGEWLHSVHSLFVGVGVGLPCTVMECGDMIYRSTLPKPSGLTLTIPGVVLAFGALSYLWATPGVAPGFFDMFVLAFVERLFRPTFRKDDFVLGKKLGEGSFGVVYRVTLANKPSSKEGDLVLKKATEYGAVEIWMNERVRRACANSCADFVYGFLERSTKKTPEYWLIWQFEGDATLADLLQSRDFPYNVETLIIGEVQDLPKRLERENRIIQTIIRQLLFALDGLHSTGIVHRDIKPQNIIFSEGSRTFKIIDLGAATDLRVGINYIPKEFLLDPRYAAPEQYIMSTQTPSAPSAPVATALSPVLWQLNLPDRFDIYSTGLIFLQMAFPGLRTDNSLIQFNRQLKRCDYDLVAWRKTVEPRCGSELRRGFELLDLDGGIGWELLTSMVRYKARQRLSAKAALAHPYFDKEGLLALSFMQNLRLRFFRATQQDYGEAAKWIIQLMARSGTQKDGGFTEAQLQELREIVPKKKTGAKRNALASALKVQRKIIKTLNESMDELSRNRKSIWWRRWIPREE